Proteins found in one Tamandua tetradactyla isolate mTamTet1 chromosome 1, mTamTet1.pri, whole genome shotgun sequence genomic segment:
- the IDI1 gene encoding isopentenyl-diphosphate Delta-isomerase 1 isoform X2, which produces MPEIKTDNLDEHQVQLLAEMCIIIDENDNKIGAETKKNCHLNENIDKGLLHRAFSVFLFNKENKLLLQQRSDAKITFPGCFTNTCCSHPLSNPGELEENDAIGVRRAAQRRLKAELGIPMEEVPPEEINYVTRIHYKAQSDGIWGEHEIDYILFVRKNVTLDPDPNEIKSYCYVSKEELEELLKKAAGGEIKITPWFKIIAETFLFKWWDNLNHLNQFFEHEKIYRM; this is translated from the exons ATGCCTGAAATAAAAACCGACAATCTCGATGAGCACCAGGTTCAACTTCTGGCAGAGATGTGTATTATTATTgatgaaaatgacaataaaattgGAGCTGAGACCAAAAAGAATTGTCACCTGAATGAAAACATTGACAAAG GATTATTGCATCGAGCTTTTAGTGTCTTCTTattcaacaaagaaaataagcTCCTACTACAGCAAAGATCAGATGCTAAAATTACTTTTCCAG GTTGTTTTACCAATACTTGTTGTAGCCATCCACTAAGTAATCCAGGAGAGCTTGAAGAAAATGATGCAATTGGAGTAAGACGAGCAGCGCAGAGACGTTTAAAAGCTGAATTAGGAATTCCTATGGAAGAG GTTCCTCCAGAAGAAATTAATTATGTCACACGAATTCACTACAAAGCTCAATCTGATGGTATTTGGGGTGAACATGAAATTGATTACATTTTGTTTGTGAGGAAGAATGTAACTTTGGATCCAGATCCTAATGAGATTAAAAGCTATTGTTATGTGTCAAAAGAAGAACTAGAAGAACTTCTGAAAAAAGCAGCCGGTGGTGAAATTAAGATAACTCCATGGTTTAAAATTATTGCAGagactttcctttttaaatggtgggataatttaaatcatttaaatcagTTTTTTGAACAcgagaaaatatatagaatgtgA